The following proteins are co-located in the Microcystis wesenbergii NRERC-220 genome:
- a CDS encoding SnoaL-like polyketide cyclase: MSAENIPIQIQDRDNVLVADDGIEWRYGKRPDYSGTNKTLRAQSEKHHPTGSLEAIAQNLVRTFEMEATYKLNPNQWTSVDIHRFRMRTNHGPEYTVQDIIERGTYNLFLGETPVYSSKAEDFESGAASFMNAFKTGFVWEVIEAYSGPPRVIFKWRHWGTHQGEFKGHAPTNKLIEVYGITIADVNADLKLTYVEHFFDNSQFLEKLVSGGKCPMHG, from the coding sequence TATTCAAATACAAGATAGAGATAATGTACTTGTGGCTGATGACGGCATAGAATGGCGTTATGGAAAACGCCCTGATTATTCAGGAACGAATAAAACATTAAGGGCGCAAAGCGAAAAACACCATCCAACTGGCTCATTAGAAGCTATTGCACAAAATTTAGTAAGAACATTTGAAATGGAAGCCACTTATAAGCTAAATCCAAATCAATGGACATCGGTGGATATACATCGATTTAGAATGCGTACTAACCACGGTCCGGAATATACGGTACAAGACATTATAGAACGCGGAACTTATAATTTATTTTTAGGCGAAACACCGGTTTATAGTTCAAAAGCAGAAGATTTTGAATCAGGTGCAGCAAGTTTTATGAATGCTTTTAAAACTGGCTTTGTTTGGGAAGTTATTGAAGCTTATAGCGGTCCGCCAAGAGTTATTTTTAAATGGAGGCATTGGGGAACACATCAAGGAGAATTTAAAGGTCACGCGCCTACCAACAAACTAATTGAGGTATATGGCATTACAATTGCTGATGTAAATGCAGATTTAAAACTGACTTATGTCGAACATTTTTTTGATAATAGCCAATTTTTAGAAAAATTGGTTTCTGGCGGAAAGTGTCCAATGCACGGTTAG